Part of the Bactrocera dorsalis isolate Fly_Bdor unplaced genomic scaffold, ASM2337382v1 BdCtg217, whole genome shotgun sequence genome, TGCGATGAACAATGCTTATATATCATTTCTTAacgcaaatataataaatatatataaatatatgtcacaatttctttatttacttaagctttgtatatgtacatatatctgcaTTTATATGTATTCATTTACTTTATCAGTTGTTTAATTTGTGCTAAGTTTGACAGCACACAAAGAAATGACATGTCGCAGTAAGCAGTTCtgtgattttttggaaaatctgTCACAAAATTCACACCGTATTCATCTTATCattaatttactttattattttatgaaaaatcttACAGCGAAATTCAAATGTTTCTCACAGAAGAAAATAGattaaaaaatgataatttagtaaaaatatgtgGGTTGTATTACgattaaaagttaaatattatcACTGCAgtgaaaataattgcaattaatcTCATCAATTTTATTATGCTCAGCTGAACATACAaatctacataagtatgtagttTTATACAATGGTACATACGATTGTCAGTCTATAGAGGACAGTCAGAAAATTCATGTATTGATAGCCGTTCTGGGAATGCAACTTTAGaagtacgaaaaaaaaaaaaaaattcaatgaccAACCTTGCGCCAAACGTATAcgatttatttgtaattaaaatttttaaactttttgggTGCATCTTTTCCTTATTGAAAAAACACGCGCCCTCCAGAGATGGAcgcaattgaaaataaaagtgctGCCCCTACAGACATTCGTATTGTGAAGATACGAATTTTTAAtcaagaaaacttttttaaaattgtcGACTATATCATTAACAATGTTCTTTACTATTCGTTAGATTAATGAATAATATTGATTTGAAAACATTTCGTTCAGTTTTTTATTAGCTGTTTAGTGTATCTGAACTAGAACCCCAACTGCAACTATCAAAATCGGATACAAAGTCTTTTCAACTAAATTACCACGTTATGGCAAGAGCAAGATAACTTAATGTGAATGAAATTAACCATTAAAATGTATGAGACTATCGAAGTAGCACCAATTTAGatacatatgaaatatttttgcatattaaaaaaaaaacaaatcatttACAAATTcacattccattttttttttttttcataacaaaagTGAAGTGGAGGAATTAAAACAACTAAAAGAATTTCTTATTACAAACAACTTGTCATTTTATGAATTCAACTTTTTAATGCCTATAGGTATACACTATAGTGTATTTAAACTCGGTTATAActgcataagcggtgtctacgccaataaagaaaaaaagtgtATTCAAACCTTTAgcattattaaatttgtaaaaatattgtatgtattaagTTACATATATTTCAGTATAAAGTACACGTATTTGCTTTTGCGGGTTTTAGAAATCATATTTGaactagttttttttagttttgtgtgttttagatttataatttttcagtaAACCAATTGGTTTTGATTTCTGCTTTAATTTATGTTGTCGTTTAATTGGCTTTCCCTCCAGTAAAGAAGGAAGATCTCTCTtctgtttttttgtattaatgttATTTCGTTCTATATTTTTGGCTTCAAATTCGATTTGTGTTCCATTGCTTTTACTACCATTTAATTCAACCATATGtaattcgtttttgttgttttgttttttaataattgttgttTGATTTACTGGTTTCACttccttttcatttttgttaacttttaatggtttttcaaaaacattagcaatgtatttatttctattctgttccatttttttcttctttatgtCTAATTCCACTTCCGAAAGGTTAGGCTTTCCTGCTTGTTTTCCGAGTAGTTTCCGTGGCCGCTTCTCTTTATATTCCAGTTCTTCATTACTGTTGGAATTATCATTCACCATTGTTGTAGCATTCGCTATCGCGTCGTCCAAAACTTTTTCATCCGCTTCTTGCTGTTCCTTAGTCATCGGAATGGtgtttgagaattttttcagttttgctaCGTAAAAACCATCCATATTATGTATGTGGGGATAATACCGGCGAGTTAAATTTAAACTGGGATGAAAGCGGTATTGGCGATACTTTGTAAAGCCTTCAACGCCAAAATCTAAACCAGTTGGAACAAGCTTAACATTTCGCTTTCGGAGGGCATAGTCTATAACCCATTCATTCTCTTCAGGCAATACCGAACATGTTGAATACACAATGTATCCACCCGTTTTAGATTTGGCATCTACACAATCGATGGCAGTTAACAACAACTTGCGTTGAAGATTATAACAACGCTGTACATCTACCTCATTCTTTGTCGATTTGACACTTGGATCTTTAGCCACAACACCTGTGCCTGTGCATGGGGCATCTAAGAGAATACGATCAAATCCAGATATTAAATTACGAAATTTACAACCATCTTCACAGCTGACAATAGCGTTAATAACGCCAAGGCGATGAAAATTTGCTACTACTGCTTTTATGCGCTCCCGATTTGCATCATTCGCAAAAAGAACGCCTGTGTTTTTCATAATCGCAGCAATGTGCGACCCTTTGCCGCCTGGTGCAGAACACATATCTAAAATACGTTCATTCTCTTGAGGTGCTAAAGCCATGACTGGTAGCATTGAGGACGCTCCCTGAATCATATAATGGCCAGCCAAGTATTCGGGAGTAGCACCAAGTGGAACTTGTGAATTATAAACAACTAAACCGACTTTAGTCCATTTGCCCAAGGGATCTAAGTTGACGCCGCGGTTAATTAATGCTGCAGCCAAATCTCTTCGACGTGTTTTTAATGAATTCGTACGAATGGTTAATGGGCGGGGTacctaattaaaatttttttagaaataaaaccACATAGTAAAAAGTATAATAACTCACTTCAGAGGTTTCTAAATATTCCATAAGTTCCGTTAATGGGAACATGTCCATTAATTTACCCATTAGAAAATCATTATAGCTGTAGTAGATGCAGAGATCGTGTCGTAACAGATCTAAATATTCTTGCCGAGACCGATCTTCTTGGCGGTATCTTTTGAAATCAGATAAAACAAGCGTAATATCCTTAATACGTTGTTGTATTTCCTGAAGTGTAATTTCCTTTTGGGTATCTTCATCTTCCTCTGGAAATTTGAAAACTTCTTGACGATCAATCGACATTTGCATTTCCTTGGTAGCCATTTCAGCTTCCATAGCTTCGcgtttctttaatttcttattttcccGTTCAATCGGTAATAGACTATCGTCAACTTCATCGTCTTTGGATTTGTTATTGGTAGAATCAGTATCCTCTTCACCAGATAACTCAAAGTCGTCATCTGAATTGGCATTTTCATCGTCATAATCTGATATGTCATCTAGCTTTTCCATTTTaagagtttctttgcaagtatCGTCTTCgccattttcttcttcttcactttcTGTTAGTCCTTCTAGTAAGTCTTCTTCACTTTTCTCAGCTTCATACATTTCTTGGTCTTGGTCATCACTAGACTGTAATTTCTTTAGCTTTTTTAACTGCTTCGGTTTCAGCCAGTCTTTATTATCGTCAGTAAATCCCacaatcttttgttttttaaatttgaaatgctGCTGGATCCCTGCCAAAACTTGTGGCTTATCagtgatatatttattttgtaattctgCTTCGTCGATTACATCGGCACCCTCGCTTATTTTCCTTTGTTGTTTATTAAGCTTCTGTTTCTTTACCTTTTGGATTTCTTTTTTCTGATCACGCTTAACCAGTCGTTGCCTTTGGCGATGggataattttttatcatccatGTCATTTGAAGGCGCTGTAAGATGAAATTGTATATTCAAAGCTTTATATATTTTGGATTGATATAACTCCTTTTACCAAAAGATTTTTTCGGGAAAGTTGGCGGCTTTTGCTTGCGGGACTTTCGACCAGGCCCTTTTTTTGGCTTTTCACTAAATTCTGCTTTCCGTCccattgtattattattaatgaaaatttatttgtttctaGCAGCCCAATGTGAATTCTCTAATCGTAGTAAGGAACAACACGTGGAATCAAGAATTTGTATGTTGAGAGACCTTTTGACACTTTACTTGAGAATTTCAAAAGCGGTATGAGGATTATTTTGACATTTAGGAGAATCAGCTGTAATATCAACCGTGAACACATGcccaaaaaaagaagaagaggtgttttgttttcatttttattaataaatattatattcaattatcgatttttatttgatttgctgAATATCAAGGTTTAATAATACTGCAGtgcatatatattaaaaaattcatcgaaatgaataagagaaattaactttattttaatggCCAATATTTTTTGGATACATTGCAATGCGgagcaaataatataaataattttcagctAATGTATAGATTGAATACAGGCTGTAACTGATAAGAATAACATAATGAATATAGAACTCGCCAGCTTTGAACTGAGCTCCGAGGCATTAATTGGATCTCTGTTAGCATTATGCGCGTTATTCGCTTTTTGCCGCAATTTATTGCTGGAGGATGTTATATGTATACCTGGAAAAACTAAACATAGCTGGAAGTCTATCAAAATACTAGACAAGGTTGGAActcatattaatttatatatatatattttatattaacattttattacacattaatattttattacataggCATGTTATTGCAACGCTTGTGAAATTCTATTAACTCATTCAGAAGGTCTCTTTTGCGACTGCTGTGGTATTTGTACCCATTCATCCCATGCCTGttctaaaaaaattgatattaattttaaatgtaaagATAAATGGCTCCGTCATGAAAAGGTTATGCGTCATTTATGGATTCGTGGTAACTTGCCAGTTGGGGTTGTTTGTTCATTATGTGACGTCGAAATCGATTACCATGCAACAGCGGGCCTCTTTGGCTGGCGGTGCGCTTGGTGCCAACGCTGCTACCATAATAACTGCTACAAAAGTATTGATACAAAAACTGAATGCGATTTGGGGGAATTTAAGGACATGATATTTCCTCCGTATTGTATTATTGCAGCACGAACTCGTGAAAGTGTGCGATTGCATTTGGCTGGTATTAAACCACCTAACATTGAAGGTTGGGAACCTTTAATTGTTATTGCCAATACAAAATCTGGGAGCAGTACCGGGTCACATGTGGTAGCATTGCTTCGCGGTTATTTGCATCCACTTCAAGTAATGGAGTTGGGTGGTCGGGGACCACAAGATGCCATGCAATGGGCTGCAAAAGCCAGTCCGCGTCCCTGTAGAATCTTAGTTGCAGGTGGTGATGGGACGGTAGGATGGGTGTTAAATACTATATTCGCGCTAAATATAAAGGTAATATATATAAAGTCATacctaatataaattttattataattaagaaaTTGCAGCCGGTGCCCTCAGTTGCAATTATGCCGTTGGGGACAGGAAATGACCTTTCACGGGTAATGGGTTGGGGTTCGCAACCGCCTAGTACTTTAGACCCTATTACAATACTCAGAAACGTAAGTATTTtagcttaattttttaatatttcaagttactgatttctttaatatttagaTAAAAAATGCTCGCTCAGTAAATTTGGATCGCTTCGATTTGCAAATAGAAAAACTGTATTATCGTTTACCAATCCAGAGACATCCTATTAAAACGATTCATGTCTATAATTATTATAGTATTGGAGTAGATGCATTGGTCACttataattttcacaaaactcGAGAATCTCGATTTTACTTGTTAAGTAGTCGAATTTTTAATAAGGTAATCAAAACACACTGGCTATAACcaagaaaaaaatagattttctaCTATTTTTGTTAGTTAATATATTTTGGATTCGGCACACAACAAATTGTTCAACGGGATTGCGAAAGGATTGAACAAAAACTAGATCTTTACCTGGATGGTCATATTGTCGAGTTGCCAGAATTGCAATCAATTATATTCCTTAATATTGATTCATGGGGAGCTGGTTGTAAATTATGCGGTGGgtttaaaaacatataattggcgtaaatgtttttatttagtttttaatatcaACTGTTAATCAGAACTTAGCAATTCAGATGCCAAATATAAGATGGAAAATTCAATTTCGGATGGCATGTTAGAGGTTTTTGGCCTTGTTTCGTCCTTTCATATGGCACAATTGCAGTGTGGCATAAGTAAACCAGTGCGCATTGGTCAAGCGAAGCAAATACGGGTAGGATTACTATTTAATCGGAGTACATGAAATAATTTAGAATTAACTCTTCAGATTGTTATAAAATCTACCTGCCCCATGCAATCGGATGGTGAACCATGGATGCAGACTCCTGCTGATATACGTTTACAATGTCGCAGTCAGGTTCGCATGTTGAAGCTTTAGAGCTAGTGTATATGtttcaatattaaaatgtaCATAAAGTCTAATTacttgtgtatttatgtatgtatatgtacatttttatttattctgtaCATGCTTTAATAACAAAACTAACTAATAACAACAGTTGAAATCGAATGCTTCTAATTTACagtacatattttgaaattgatAGATGAGTGAAGATTCGGatcctttttaataaaatactatccaccgaagctataataatgaataagtgcattttttatatcaattatACTTAGtatgtgtaaataaatttgacaaCGTAACCGGCCAACACCATTTCATAATCAATCTTTAAGccgaattaaaattatttcatatcgaaaaatatctttattttgatttttctcagCAGCTTCATTGGTAGCTCCATAtgtgctatagtagttcgatcagAACTATTTCTTCGGAGGTTGCAACATGAGTAGCTTTATGGGGTAGAAAAGGATGTGCTTGAAATTTCAGATATGATCTGACGGACTAGTGcgcgaatatatgtataaacaaacgGACATTGCTTAATCCCTCAGCTCTTTGCACCCATCATTTTTATATCTACTTTATTGGGTGTCCGACGTTTCCTTCCGTTTGTTGCTAACTTCGTGCCAAACTTAATCGGGTTATAAAATCGGACTcagtaaaatacatataaatccaCATATCCATGAAAATTCTATTTTGTTACGAATTGAATTATACGTTTTAGCAAATTCTTTGATGAgaatcaaataatttcaaatagcTTTAAGTTTCGATAACTATTGGAACGGTATCAGAAGatactttattacattgttATTGATTTTCCCAAACTACATCATTTTtgagttgaaaatttttcatttttgtcattttagttgttgttgttgtagcggcagaattgtgccgagttgacagtccttggccggataaaaatccgggtccgttccagttacgtagacccgactatcGTCGGGTAGTATAGGGGCGTTGAAATTTTTTCACctttgtcattttagtaaatgaTGGTGGTATAACCCCTTCACCCCTTGATTGCAACacaaaaaatcctcaaaatgTTTACTATCATTTTCGGTTTTTGAACCAAAAGTTAGCAAGCAGCCTCTAACATCACAGTCGACGTTCTTTTCCTCCAAGACAGTCAGGTCTACGTAACCGAAACGGACCAACGTCGCAAAATGACTAAACTAGTGTAATtacttataaaacaaaaacttcaaaaatgtatagtttAGCTCCTTAAAAAATTGAGCTGTCACATGCACTATAAGATGGTGGAATTACACGCTTTAAATctagaatataataaaaacatgatATATATCAAAGACCTCCGATaagatttgaatatttatattgcATTCAATTTATTATGATTTCACATTACTGCGATACAAATGAATACAAAACTCAAACTGTTATTAGTCTAACGGGTAGAACGAAACATATTTcgttcattttatttatttggtctGGTCGTAGACGCTTTTTTGTGGTATGGTAAAATTTCAAATGTCTTAAGGCGGGTACTCTTGTTTTAACTCGATTGTAACGCAGTCGTTTCAAATACACGCGCGCTTAAATCATCGTTAACTCCATAATTGCGTTAACAATATCATTATTGTGTTTTTTAAGAGCTCGTATGGCCTTTGCACGTGTAGTGTTAGCCTGGGTGATTACCAGCTCAATATCTTTCTCATCGACACCGGTCTCATCTACTTCTT contains:
- the LOC105230706 gene encoding uncharacterized protein LOC105230706; the protein is MGRKAEFSEKPKKGPGRKSRKQKPPTFPKKSFAPSNDMDDKKLSHRQRQRLVKRDQKKEIQKVKKQKLNKQQRKISEGADVIDEAELQNKYITDKPQVLAGIQQHFKFKKQKIVGFTDDNKDWLKPKQLKKLKKLQSSDDQDQEMYEAEKSEEDLLEGLTESEEEENGEDDTCKETLKMEKLDDISDYDDENANSDDDFELSGEEDTDSTNNKSKDDEVDDSLLPIERENKKLKKREAMEAEMATKEMQMSIDRQEVFKFPEEDEDTQKEITLQEIQQRIKDITLVLSDFKRYRQEDRSRQEYLDLLRHDLCIYYSYNDFLMGKLMDMFPLTELMEYLETSEVPRPLTIRTNSLKTRRRDLAAALINRGVNLDPLGKWTKVGLVVYNSQVPLGATPEYLAGHYMIQGASSMLPVMALAPQENERILDMCSAPGGKGSHIAAIMKNTGVLFANDANRERIKAVVANFHRLGVINAIVSCEDGCKFRNLISGFDRILLDAPCTGTGVVAKDPSVKSTKNEVDVQRCYNLQRKLLLTAIDCVDAKSKTGGYIVYSTCSVLPEENEWVIDYALRKRNVKLVPTGLDFGVEGFTKYRQYRFHPSLNLTRRYYPHIHNMDGFYVAKLKKFSNTIPMTKEQQEADEKVLDDAIANATTMVNDNSNSNEELEYKEKRPRKLLGKQAGKPNLSEVELDIKKKKMEQNRNKYIANVFEKPLKVNKNEKEVKPVNQTTIIKKQNNKNELHMVELNGSKSNGTQIEFEAKNIERNNINTKKQKRDLPSLLEGKPIKRQHKLKQKSKPIGLLKNYKSKTHKTKKN
- the LOC105230705 gene encoding diacylglycerol kinase epsilon isoform X2, translated to MNIELASFELSSEALIGSLLALCALFAFCRNLLLEDVICIPGKTKHSWKSIKILDKACYCNACEILLTHSEGLFCDCCGICTHSSHACSKKIDINFKCKDKWLRHEKVMRHLWIRGNLPVGVVCSLCDVEIDYHATAGLFGWRCAWCQRCYHNNCYKTRTRESVRLHLAGIKPPNIEGWEPLIVIANTKSGSSTGSHVVALLRGYLHPLQVMELGGRGPQDAMQWAAKASPRPCRILVAGGDGTVGWVLNTIFALNIKPVPSVAIMPLGTGNDLSRVMGWGSQPPSTLDPITILRNIKNARSVNLDRFDLQIEKLYYRLPIQRHPIKTIHVYNYYSIGVDALVTYNFHKTRESRFYLLSSRIFNKLIYFGFGTQQIVQRDCERIEQKLDLYLDGHIVELPELQSIIFLNIDSWGAGCKLCELSNSDAKYKMENSISDGMLEVFGLVSSFHMAQLQCGISKPVRIGQAKQIRIVIKSTCPMQSDGEPWMQTPADIRLQCRSQVRMLKL
- the LOC105230705 gene encoding diacylglycerol kinase epsilon isoform X1, with amino-acid sequence MNIELASFELSSEALIGSLLALCALFAFCRNLLLEDVICIPGKTKHSWKSIKILDKACYCNACEILLTHSEGLFCDCCGICTHSSHACSKKIDINFKCKDKWLRHEKVMRHLWIRGNLPVGVVCSLCDVEIDYHATAGLFGWRCAWCQRCYHNNCYKSIDTKTECDLGEFKDMIFPPYCIIAARTRESVRLHLAGIKPPNIEGWEPLIVIANTKSGSSTGSHVVALLRGYLHPLQVMELGGRGPQDAMQWAAKASPRPCRILVAGGDGTVGWVLNTIFALNIKPVPSVAIMPLGTGNDLSRVMGWGSQPPSTLDPITILRNIKNARSVNLDRFDLQIEKLYYRLPIQRHPIKTIHVYNYYSIGVDALVTYNFHKTRESRFYLLSSRIFNKLIYFGFGTQQIVQRDCERIEQKLDLYLDGHIVELPELQSIIFLNIDSWGAGCKLCELSNSDAKYKMENSISDGMLEVFGLVSSFHMAQLQCGISKPVRIGQAKQIRIVIKSTCPMQSDGEPWMQTPADIRLQCRSQVRMLKL